The region ACGCGGGAGGGCTTGCGCTTCTTCCCGGACAGGTACTTCAGTGGATTGACGGGGCGCGGCGCGAAGTAGTCGTTCGTTCCAAACACGAACGCGCCGGGCCGATTCAGCAGCGGGCCGAGCGCGGCGAGTACGTTCGGCACGGCCTTGTCGCTGCTTAGGTTGTCGCCCGTATTAATCACCAAGTCCGGATTCAGTGCGTCCAGCGCCGCCACCCAGCGCTGCTTGCGCTTGTGCTTCGGCAGCATGTGGAAGTCGGATACGTGCAGAATGCGCAAAGGATTGCCGCTGTCACCGCGCCCGGCCCGTGCGAGTGTGCCCGGCTCGAGGACCGGCAGGGTGACACGCTTGAGTCGGAAGGCGCGGAGTTCGACCTGGTTCGCGTAGAGGAACGTCGTCAAGCCGAGTGCGGCAGCGGATCCGACGGCGACGGCGGCGCCGCGGGCGATGCGTGCGGGGGAGGGGAATCGCGAACTCATGAGTGAAACACTAGCAAGCGGCGCGCCGTCTACCGTGGTCGTTGCGTACGCTTGGGGCCATGAGTGAACTGAAGCAGAAGATTATCGCCGATATGACCACCGCCATGAAGGCCCGCGACAAGGACACCGTGGGAGCATTGCGCATGCTCAAGGCCGCGATTCAGACTGAGGAGGTCTCCGGAGCCAAGCACGAGCTCACCGACGCCGAGGTCCTGCGCGTGATTGAGCGCGAGGTGAAGAAGCGCCGCGAGTCCGCCGAGATGTATTCGGAAAACGGCCGCCAGGAGCTCGCGGACGCCGAGCTTGCCGAGGCTGAGGTTTTCGCCCGCTACCAGCCCGCCCAGCTTGACGACGACGCCCTCACGGCCCTGGTCAATAGTGCTGTGGCTGAGGTTGCCGGTGATGGCGCGCCCAATATGAAGATGATGGGCCAGGTCATGAAGCTGGCAAAGGAAAAAGCCGCCGGCCAGGCTGATGGCAAGCGGCTTTCGGAGGCCGTGAAGTCTGCGCTTCAGGGCTAGCCGTACGTATCTAGAACGGCAGCCTCGGCAGGAGCGGAATCCGCGGCAGGGGAGGCAGAGGCGGGTTCTGCGGCGGAGGATTGAAATCCGGAATCAGGTCTTCCAAATCGGGCAGAGTCGGTGCGGGCCTGCGTGGTTGCACGGTCGGCTTGCGCGATCCGTCCGAGACCTGAATGGTCACGGTTCCCCCACGAAGTAGGAGGTCCGGGCGGGTAACGCCGACGACGATTCCGCGTGGTTGACCGGTGCGAGAGGCCACGGTCTTTTCGACCTTATATCCGGCCTCTTCGAGCGTCTTGCGGGCCTCCGGCTCCTGCATGCCGGTTACATTTGGCAGGCGGGTAATTGAGGTTCCGGGCCCGTAATCCGGGTCCAGCGGGGGAAGATTCTTGCCGCCGTGACTATCGATGACCGGGTTAATAGCACCGAACCACGTGCGCGCGGGCTCGCGTCCGCCGAAAAGATCGCCGGAGGGGCACTGGCGCAGTGGCGAGGTGCACAGCTCCGTGACGGTGGGAGTGTCGTTGTAGGCGTAGACGGAGCCCGCCAGGCCGCCGGTGAAACCGAGAAACGCCGAGGACTGGTTCGACTCCGTAGTACCTGTCTTCGCGGCGACCGGTCCTTCCCAGTTCATCGTCTTTGCGGCCTCTTCGGCGGTGCCGTGGACCGAGTCCTCACTCAGCGCGTTCGCAATGGCATGCGCGACACCTGGCTCTACTGCCTGCTCGCAAGGAGGAACATCCAACGCGAGGGCTTTGCCTTTCGCATCTGTAATTGACTCAATCGGGGAGGGCTCGCACCAGCGACCGTTGCTCGCCAGCGTTGCGCCGACGTTGGACAGCTCCAGGTTGTTCACCGCGGTCGGGCCAAGGACGAAGGAGCCGAGCTTGTGCTTCGTGACGTAGTCCTTCACCGAGGATTCTCCGTCGAAGCTGCCGGGCTCTGTGTACCAACGCATGCCCAGACGGACGGCCATATCCATCACGCTTTCGATGCTGACCAGCTCCGATAGGCGAATGAACGGGGTGTTCGGCGACTTCGCCAGCGCCTCGCGCAATGTCATCGAAGGAGGGTAGGAGCCGGTGTTTTCCACACAGTACAGGCCAGGAGGGCAGCCTTCCGCGCCACCGCTGCCCAATCCCGATGCCTCGTACCTGCGGGGCACATCGAACCGAGTATCGATGCCCAGCCCCTTTTCCACCGCCGCAGTTGCCGCGAAAATCTTGAAAATGGAGCCCGCGCCGTTGCCGACCGGAGTGAAAGGCTGCGGCTGAACGGTCTGGCCCTGGTCCGCATCCAGGCCGTAGACGCGAGAGGATGCCATGGCCAGGACCTTTCGCGACTCATCCCCGGGCTCGACCACGTTCATGACCTCCGCCGCGCCCGGCGCAGTCGGCGATGCCTGCTCCCGCAACGAAGCCTGCACGCTGTCCTGAACAGCCGGATCCAGTGTCGTCTTCACATGGAACCCGCCACGCTTTAGCTTCT is a window of Corynebacterium lactis RW2-5 DNA encoding:
- a CDS encoding metallophosphoesterase, whose product is MSSRFPSPARIARGAAVAVGSAAALGLTTFLYANQVELRAFRLKRVTLPVLEPGTLARAGRGDSGNPLRILHVSDFHMLPKHKRKQRWVAALDALNPDLVINTGDNLSSDKAVPNVLAALGPLLNRPGAFVFGTNDYFAPRPVNPLKYLSGKKRKPSRVELPWRGMRAAFIERGWQDATHARLEFVAGGVKIAMAGVDDPHHELDDYSLIAGAPNPDADLAIGLSHSPEPHVLDAFAEDGYNLVMSGHTHGGQVCLPFDRAIVTNCGIDRSRASGLSRWTEKTWLHVSNGLGTSPYAPVRLFCRPSATLIEVTERV
- a CDS encoding GatB/YqeY domain-containing protein: MSELKQKIIADMTTAMKARDKDTVGALRMLKAAIQTEEVSGAKHELTDAEVLRVIEREVKKRRESAEMYSENGRQELADAELAEAEVFARYQPAQLDDDALTALVNSAVAEVAGDGAPNMKMMGQVMKLAKEKAAGQADGKRLSEAVKSALQG
- a CDS encoding transglycosylase domain-containing protein, whose product is MAVNKGSTLLKLCVAVVLAALITASALFPIAGGSAYLFARTADEFGAASQSVITKDAPAVTTITDINDQPIAWLYDQRRVNVPSDRISSAMKQALVSVEDRRFYEHGGVDWKGTLRAAVKNFVSGSVQEGASTIEQQLIKNHTLLVEAENESERRAATATDYGRKFREIRIARDLEDELSKDEILTKYLNLVPFGNGAFGVEAAANTYFGVSAADLTVPQSAMLAGLVQQTSGLNPYSNPEGAKARRDNVLAAMASTGAISQEEAQAAQAEELGVLPEPQHLPQGCIAAGDRGFFCDYVISYLNAHGISPEKLKRGGFHVKTTLDPAVQDSVQASLREQASPTAPGAAEVMNVVEPGDESRKVLAMASSRVYGLDADQGQTVQPQPFTPVGNGAGSIFKIFAATAAVEKGLGIDTRFDVPRRYEASGLGSGGAEGCPPGLYCVENTGSYPPSMTLREALAKSPNTPFIRLSELVSIESVMDMAVRLGMRWYTEPGSFDGESSVKDYVTKHKLGSFVLGPTAVNNLELSNVGATLASNGRWCEPSPIESITDAKGKALALDVPPCEQAVEPGVAHAIANALSEDSVHGTAEEAAKTMNWEGPVAAKTGTTESNQSSAFLGFTGGLAGSVYAYNDTPTVTELCTSPLRQCPSGDLFGGREPARTWFGAINPVIDSHGGKNLPPLDPDYGPGTSITRLPNVTGMQEPEARKTLEEAGYKVEKTVASRTGQPRGIVVGVTRPDLLLRGGTVTIQVSDGSRKPTVQPRRPAPTLPDLEDLIPDFNPPPQNPPLPPLPRIPLLPRLPF